Proteins encoded within one genomic window of Besnoitia besnoiti strain Bb-Ger1 chromosome II, whole genome shotgun sequence:
- a CDS encoding hypothetical protein (encoded by transcript BESB_036480), with amino-acid sequence MADSTSRAGQEEMKHASGQQAPLHPSSHAGDEHDTFDEPDDELEEFDEIGGDDGVVDTEVAQWDEDWDAAGWDDEDVNDDFCKRLQQELEAFKQAHPNAAKAQARPA; translated from the exons ATGGCGGACAGCACCAGCAGAGCCGGGCAGGAGGAGATGAAGCACGCCTCTGGACAACAGGCGCCTCTTCATCCTTCCAGCCACGCGGGAGACGAGCACGACACGTTCGATGAACCTGATGACGAACTGGAAGAATTCGACGAAATTG GAGGAGATGACGGCGTTGTGGATACCGAAGTCGCCCAGTGGGATGAGGACTGGGACGCAGCGG GATGGGATGATGAAGATGTGAACGACGACTTCTGCAAGCGGCTCCAGCAGGAACTGGAGGCTTTCAAGCAGGCGCACCcgaacgcggcgaaggcgcaagCGAGACCAGCGTAA